The Candidatus Rubrimentiphilum sp. genome includes a window with the following:
- a CDS encoding DUF6496 domain-containing protein, whose product MARKRKTTRKKTTARKKGKRKYGPKASRKVERTMHEMKRGKLKSGRSGKKVTSRKQAIAIGLSEARREGDKVPKRKKS is encoded by the coding sequence ATGGCACGAAAACGCAAAACTACCCGCAAGAAAACGACCGCTCGTAAAAAAGGCAAGCGGAAGTACGGACCCAAGGCGTCACGCAAAGTTGAGCGCACGATGCACGAGATGAAGCGCGGCAAATTAAAATCGGGACGTAGCGGCAAGAAAGTTACAAGCCGGAAGCAAGCCATCGCGATCGGCCTCTCCGAGGCTCGCCGTGAAGGCGACAAAGTACCGAAGCGCAAGAAGAGCTAG